The following proteins come from a genomic window of Montipora capricornis isolate CH-2021 chromosome 9, ASM3666992v2, whole genome shotgun sequence:
- the LOC138015372 gene encoding uncharacterized protein, which produces MPESSTNVEPKGKKDNLKRRNVASTAEHIEANDEVVDGAVGAKTDLQELTASLKQGFAQMSHDLSKTIAESFKLFQSELEIQYEDIAGVEQEETPQTANDHEVNGEPPAKKKKDTKTTSIEEAVTKLTDSAGAQETPSNEGNFEVLNSLKQELKKEETGPRVNAELANVVNAMVKEGLPEEKLQEKLNKYHRPENCESLTKVRVNQSTWDHLTPAVRSQDVRLQKVQTSIFKGMCALTTMIDKCLDHIPSLQNGNDLLQLATDALALFANANSELNQRRRELIKPDLHDEYKHLCSSSLAITDQLFGDDLPKQVKELTEVNRVGKKLSTHTGRSTAKPDYRRHNLYAHGRGRPRYQQYRKPFLGSWKNDHKHPPTFKRKKEGKST; this is translated from the coding sequence ATGCCTGAAAGTTCGACTAATGTTGAGCCTAAGGGCAAGAAAGACAACTTAAAACGGAGAAATGTGGCTTCCACAGCCGAACATATCGAAGCGAATGATGAAGTTGTTGATGGCGCCGTTGGCGCCAAAACCGACCTACAAGAGTTGACTGCTTCTTTGAAACAAGGATTTGCCCAGATGTCTCACGATTTATCTAAGACCATTGCCGAGTCTTTTAAACTGTTCCAGTCAGAATTGGAAATACAGTACGAAGACATAGCGGGCGTAGAACAGGAGGAAACTCCTCAGACCGCGAATGACCACGAGGTCAACGGGGAGCCCCctgcgaagaagaagaaagatacTAAAACTACAAGCATCGAGGAAGCTGTGACAAAGCTAACTGATTCAGCCGGGGCTCAGGAAACGCCTTCTAATGAAGGAAATTTTGAAGTGCTTAATAGCTTAAAGCAAGAGCTAAAGAAAGAGGAAACGGGTCCAAGAGTTAATGCAGAGCTGGCCAATGTGGTTAACGCCATGGTCAAAGAGGGCCTGCCGGAGGAGAAActtcaggaaaaactgaatAAGTATCACAGACCAGAGAACTGTGAATCGTTGACAAAAGTCcgagtaaaccaatcaacatGGGATCATTTAACTCCAGCAGTTCGATCGCAAGATGTTAGACTGCAAAAGGTGCAGACATCCATCTTCAAGGGAATGTGTGCATTGACCACTATGATCGACAAATGCCTAGATCATATCCCGTCGCTTCAAAATGGAAACGACCTGTTGCAATTGGCAACAGATGCGCTAGCTTTGTTTGCTAATGCAAATAGCGAACTAAACCAACGCCGAAGAGAATTGATTAAACCTGACCTGCACGACGAATATAAACACCTTTGCTCTTCGTCGCTGGCAATCACCGACCAATTATTTGGCGATGATCTCCCTAAACAGGTGAAAGAGTTGACCGAGGTCAACCGCGTTGGTAAGAAACTGTCTACGCACACTGGAAGATCAACGGCTAAGCCTGACTATCGCAGGCACAATCTTTATGCTCATGGCCGTGGACGCCCAAGATACCAACAATACAGGAAGCCTTTTTTGGGCTCGTGGAAAAACGACCACAAACATCCTCCGACTTTCAAGAGGAAGAAGGAGGGGAAGTCCACGTGA